In one Rutidosis leptorrhynchoides isolate AG116_Rl617_1_P2 chromosome 8, CSIRO_AGI_Rlap_v1, whole genome shotgun sequence genomic region, the following are encoded:
- the LOC139861599 gene encoding protein STRICTOSIDINE SYNTHASE-LIKE 3-like — protein MNVTGILAGIFLVVAVYCGLDPFGHSATADFPDFESVIVKMPEWSELPKDRDTENLLQNSEIKFMNEIQGPESVAFDPLGRGPYTGVADGRIMFWNGINWTYFAHTSSNRSEICDPKPTIFGYLKAEHICGRPLGLRFDKRTGDLYIADAYFGLLKVGPEGGLATPIATEAEGVPLRFTNDLDIDDDGTIYFTDSSTKYQRRNFLQLIFFGEDSGRVLKYDPITKKITVLVRNLQFPNGVSLSKDKSFFVYAEGCRGRLIKYWLKGDKAGTTEVMAILPGFPDNVRTNENGEFWVAIHTRWSMYTYLCNLNIKVRTFLLKLPIPIKYHYLINIGGRLHALIIKYSADGKILKVLEDAQGKVVRAVSEVEEKDGKLWMGSVLMSFIAVYHLD, from the exons ATGAACGTCACCGGAATTCTCGCCGGAATATTTCTGGTGGTGGCGGTTTACTGTGGACTAGACCCGTTCGGGCACAGTGCAACAGCTGATTTTCCAGACTTTGAGTCAGTTATAGTTAAAATGCCTGAGTGGTCCGAGTTACCAAAAGATAGAGACACCGAGAATTTATTACAGAACTCGGAAATTAAATTTATGAATGAAATACAAGGACCGGAGAGTGTGGCGTTTGATCCGTTAGGGCGTGGTCCGTACACCGGTGTTGCTGATGGAAGAATTATGTTTTGGAATGGAATTAATTGGACCTATTTTGCTCATACTTCTTCTAATCG GTCAGAGATATGTGACCCAAAACCAACAATTTTTGGCTACTTAAAGGCGGAGCATATATGTGGGAGACCGTTGGGGTTGCGGTTTGATAAGAGAACAGGTGATTTGTATATTGCAGATGCGTATTTTGGGCTGTTAAAAGTTGGACCAGAGGGTGGGTTAGCCACGCCTATAGCAACCGAAGCTGAAGGTGTTCCGTTGAGGTTCACAAATGATTTGGACATTGATGATGATGGAACAATTTACTTTACAGATAGCAGCACAAAGTATCAAAGAAG GAACTTTTTGCAGTTAATCTTCTTTGGAGAAGACAGTGGTAGAGTTCTGAAATATGATCCTATCACAAAAAAAATAACTGTTCTTGTTCGCAACCTCCAGTTCCCTAATGGTGTCTCCCTGAGCAAGGATAAATCCTTCTTCGTATATGCTGAGGGGTGCAGAGGGAG GTTAATCAAGTATTGGTTGAAGGGTGATAAAGCAGGGACAACCGAAGTGATGGCCATTCTACCCGGTTTCCCGGATAATGTGAGAACAAACGAAAATGGTGAATTTTGGGTGGCGATTCATACTCGCTGGTCCATGTATACTTACTTGTGCAATTTAAACATAAAAGTTAGAACATTTTTGTTGAAACTTCCAATTCCTATAAAGTATCATTACCTGATAAATATCGGTGGCCGACTTCATGCTCTAATCATCAAATACAGCGCGGATGGTAAGATACTAAAAGTATTAGAAGATGCACAAGGTAAAGTTGTAAGAGCCGTGAGTGAAGTTGAGGAAAAAGACGGAAAGCTGTGGATGGGAAGTGTCTTGATGTCGTTTATTGCAGTGTACCATTTGGATTGA